One Pseudomonadota bacterium genomic region harbors:
- a CDS encoding S-(hydroxymethyl)glutathione dehydrogenase: ILGVAPAGAEMSTRPFPLVTGRVGRGTAFGGAKGRTDVPKIVDWYMDGKINIDDMITHTMPLDKINEAFHLMHEGESIRSVITY; encoded by the coding sequence ATCCTCGGCGTCGCGCCGGCTGGCGCGGAGATGTCGACCCGCCCGTTCCCGCTCGTCACCGGCCGCGTGGGGCGCGGCACCGCCTTCGGCGGCGCCAAGGGCCGCACGGACGTGCCGAAGATCGTCGACTGGTACATGGACGGCAAGATCAACATCGACGACATGATCACCCACACCATGCCGCTCGATAAGATCAACGAGGCCTTCCACCTGATGCACGAAGGCGAGTCGATCCGCAGCGTCATTACGTACTGA
- a CDS encoding sodium:solute symporter family protein, with product MIDYIVVAGYLCIVLAIGLWTSRAIKSVDEYAVAGRSYGSIVVFATMSASFIGGGFSIGNAEKVFLFGIVNVVGLWGFSLKEILVARYIAPRMVHFPGAISAGDILATSYGRTGRMVSGVFALLLCTGIVGAQVGAIGAIFNVFLGMQIEVGILIGCGIVIAYTTAGGMRAVVVTDLFQFVMLAIGIPLVLVFGIIYVGGFDALVAAVPKDRFEVPGIHYTWIGVGALFLTFLLGETLVPPYLQRLLISKDANKAARGVLMSGLFSIPFFAISGLIGLVALAMDPAIASNLALPHVVVNVLPPVLKGLVIAGIIAIVMSSGDSFLNSAAIAFVNDLVKPVAGSRLGELGYLRLAKAVTLIVGLLSVGFALTIESLLDILIFAYTYWAPVIVVPLAATILGYPKSTRCFVAGAIGGFITALLWNQLLGKPLLIEGFVIGALVNVALFVAIPTARPRSES from the coding sequence ATGATCGACTATATCGTCGTCGCCGGTTACCTGTGCATCGTTCTGGCGATAGGGCTCTGGACCAGCCGCGCTATCAAGTCGGTCGACGAATATGCCGTCGCCGGGCGCTCCTACGGATCGATTGTGGTCTTCGCCACCATGTCGGCGTCGTTCATCGGCGGCGGGTTTTCCATCGGCAACGCCGAGAAGGTGTTCCTGTTCGGCATCGTCAACGTGGTCGGCCTGTGGGGCTTCAGCCTAAAGGAGATCCTGGTCGCCCGCTATATCGCGCCGCGCATGGTGCACTTTCCCGGTGCCATCTCGGCCGGTGACATCCTGGCGACCAGCTACGGACGCACCGGGCGCATGGTCAGCGGGGTCTTCGCCCTTCTGCTGTGCACCGGCATCGTCGGCGCGCAGGTCGGCGCAATCGGTGCGATCTTCAACGTCTTTCTTGGCATGCAGATCGAGGTCGGCATCCTGATCGGCTGCGGCATCGTGATCGCCTATACGACAGCCGGCGGCATGCGGGCCGTGGTGGTGACCGACCTCTTTCAGTTCGTCATGCTGGCGATCGGCATCCCGCTGGTGCTCGTCTTCGGCATCATTTATGTCGGCGGGTTCGACGCGCTGGTCGCGGCGGTGCCGAAGGACCGGTTCGAGGTTCCCGGGATCCACTACACCTGGATCGGGGTCGGCGCGCTGTTCCTGACCTTTCTGTTGGGCGAGACCCTGGTGCCGCCCTATCTGCAGCGCCTCTTGATCAGCAAGGACGCCAACAAGGCCGCGCGCGGCGTCCTGATGTCCGGCCTCTTCTCCATCCCCTTCTTCGCGATATCCGGCTTGATCGGGCTCGTCGCGCTCGCCATGGACCCGGCAATCGCCTCCAACCTCGCCCTGCCGCACGTGGTCGTCAATGTCCTGCCGCCGGTGCTCAAGGGCTTGGTGATTGCGGGCATCATCGCGATCGTCATGTCGTCGGGCGACTCGTTCCTGAACTCCGCGGCGATCGCCTTCGTCAACGATCTGGTCAAGCCAGTCGCGGGATCGCGGCTGGGCGAGCTCGGCTACCTGCGTTTGGCGAAGGCGGTGACCCTCATCGTCGGCCTGCTCTCCGTCGGCTTCGCGCTGACGATCGAGAGCCTGCTGGACATCCTGATCTTCGCTTACACCTATTGGGCGCCGGTCATCGTCGTGCCGCTGGCTGCGACGATCTTGGGTTATCCCAAGAGCACGCGCTGTTTCGTCGCCGGCGCCATCGGCGGTTTCATCACCGCGCTCCTGTGGAACCAACTCCTGGGCAAGCCTTTGTTGATAGAAGGTTTCGTCATCGGCGCCTTGGTCAACGTCGCGCTGTTCGTCGCCATTCCCACCGCACGGCCACGGTCGGAAAGCTGA